In one window of Pseudomonadota bacterium DNA:
- a CDS encoding glycosyltransferase family A protein: MSRCLEAGITAIPALGYQMLVEEFPRPGEHLCEKRTHALPDPTDCKLIVFSPTSIKEINFAVGGHAAAPVGCVVAPARDELLLQNYQILGIDYTLERFAELRSGLGPFDHTQGWGFHYGWIRDDLNRMYAGLPEQGVNTAAISEKKWKNYPRPEWWRSLPRKHIHSSPPLLSIVTTVYDRVDCLASCIKSVRNLNFQDYEHIIVADHPPQDIFLRFEKIIATAGDSRIFLYNLPKRTNDLGISPAEFGLKRSTGKYIAFLDDDNGYLPNHFDILIDCLEDKSTIGFVYSSCLWNNEMILNYSTPALGKIDLGQVLFRRETFWNCIDDELDYSGYAWDWYLIDDLISKGVTYTHIDQETFIFRLKQYPKFAPHESFLYSKSSTT, from the coding sequence TTGTCGAGATGCCTGGAAGCAGGAATAACCGCAATCCCGGCGCTCGGTTACCAGATGTTAGTCGAGGAATTTCCGCGACCGGGTGAACATCTTTGCGAAAAGCGGACGCATGCATTGCCAGATCCGACCGATTGCAAATTGATCGTCTTCTCGCCGACATCCATCAAGGAGATCAATTTTGCAGTAGGAGGACATGCTGCTGCGCCGGTCGGATGCGTGGTCGCACCCGCTCGGGACGAACTTTTGCTCCAGAACTATCAGATTCTCGGGATTGATTACACACTGGAACGCTTTGCTGAGCTGCGATCAGGGCTCGGTCCGTTTGATCATACTCAGGGCTGGGGTTTTCACTACGGATGGATTCGCGACGATCTGAACCGGATGTACGCCGGGCTTCCTGAACAAGGGGTCAATACTGCGGCCATATCAGAGAAAAAGTGGAAAAATTATCCGCGTCCGGAATGGTGGAGAAGTCTTCCCAGAAAGCATATCCACTCGTCTCCCCCGTTACTAAGTATCGTCACCACGGTTTATGACCGAGTGGATTGTTTAGCGTCATGCATCAAGTCGGTCAGGAACCTGAATTTCCAGGATTACGAACATATCATAGTGGCAGATCACCCTCCTCAGGACATTTTTTTGAGATTCGAGAAAATTATTGCGACTGCCGGCGACTCAAGGATTTTCCTGTATAATCTGCCCAAGAGAACCAATGATTTGGGGATATCGCCTGCTGAATTCGGGCTGAAGAGATCAACTGGAAAGTATATCGCCTTTTTAGACGATGACAATGGGTATTTGCCAAATCATTTTGATATTCTCATCGATTGTTTGGAAGATAAGTCAACCATAGGATTTGTGTATAGTTCGTGTCTTTGGAACAATGAAATGATCCTCAATTACTCAACTCCGGCTTTGGGCAAGATCGATCTGGGTCAGGTGCTTTTCCGCAGGGAGACCTTTTGGAACTGCATCGATGACGAACTGGACTATTCAGGTTACGCCTGGGACTGGTATCTGATTGACGATCTTATCAGCAAGGGCGTTACATATACACATATTGACCAGGAGACGTTCATATTCAGGTTAAAACAATATCCTAAGTTCGCTCCACATGAAAGCTTTCTTTACAGCAAATCGAGTACAACATAA
- a CDS encoding glycosyltransferase, producing the protein MGKYQKTVEKLLPPVTQRRYYYELILNGIRIIFSEGWQSFFRQAKDRLGYIKSPSKQKNVLASSPVAWLSRKEEELIFPGTSQPEVSIVIPVHNKWEYTIQCLRSLYENTTGNYEVIIVDDASTDETEGKLSKVRNIRLVRNTENTGFIDSCNRGAALSKGDHILFLNNDTIVNNDWLPPLLETIRKEGVGAVGSKLVYPDGTLQEAGGIIWSDGSGWNYGRSDNADKPEYNYVREVDYCSGACLLVKRKLFEKASGFDIKFKPAYYEDTDICFSLRNNGYKILYQPKSVVTHFEGVTSGTETSGGVKKYQEINKLKFVEKWADILQKDHYKPDPNKVLWARDRRSGERVLVIDHYLPAYDRDSGSLRMFNMLDILTELGHKVTFIGDNLLRTEPYAQELQQKGIEVIYAPHVLSVKNYIKAFGRYFSVVMLSRPHIAIQYINSVKRRCPASRIIYDTVDLAFLRETRRGLVENNKEALKEAENFKRTEMYLVKNSDITLVVSPEEKDVLLKEDSFLNIEIVSNIHRITKPQTPFSGRKDILFVGGFDHPPNTDAVMFLINEVFPLIKRLLPSLRVYIVGSNPTRQVEELKSEDVIVTGYVPDLVPYFEKCRVFVAPLRYGAGVKGKINQSMSYGLPVVTTSIGAEGIGLVDGVDALIADEPDDFAEKVAMIHENEELWNALSINSIENVRTHFSPEVAKEKLKTVMDVVANKERYH; encoded by the coding sequence ATGGGGAAGTATCAGAAAACAGTAGAAAAACTATTACCTCCGGTGACGCAAAGGCGATATTATTACGAACTGATACTAAATGGTATCAGGATTATTTTCAGCGAGGGCTGGCAAAGCTTCTTTAGACAAGCGAAAGACCGTTTAGGATACATCAAGTCCCCTTCAAAACAAAAGAATGTCCTCGCCTCTTCGCCAGTGGCTTGGTTATCGAGGAAAGAAGAGGAGCTAATATTTCCCGGTACTTCGCAACCGGAAGTATCCATAGTGATCCCCGTACATAATAAGTGGGAGTATACAATTCAGTGCCTAAGGTCGCTCTACGAAAATACCACGGGTAACTATGAGGTTATCATTGTTGATGATGCTTCGACTGATGAGACAGAGGGGAAGCTATCGAAAGTCAGGAATATACGTTTGGTACGAAATACGGAGAATACCGGCTTCATTGATTCATGTAATCGAGGAGCCGCACTAAGTAAAGGCGACCACATCTTATTCCTGAACAACGATACAATAGTTAACAATGATTGGCTTCCGCCTTTGTTAGAAACGATAAGGAAAGAAGGTGTTGGTGCCGTCGGGTCAAAACTTGTTTACCCGGATGGTACGCTGCAGGAAGCAGGTGGAATAATATGGAGCGATGGTTCAGGGTGGAATTATGGTCGCAGTGATAACGCCGACAAACCGGAATACAACTACGTTAGAGAAGTCGATTACTGTTCCGGCGCTTGTCTGCTGGTGAAGAGGAAACTGTTTGAGAAAGCAAGTGGTTTTGACATTAAATTTAAGCCCGCCTATTATGAAGATACTGACATTTGCTTTTCGCTTAGAAACAATGGGTATAAAATCCTATACCAGCCAAAATCGGTTGTTACGCATTTTGAAGGTGTGACATCCGGCACGGAAACTTCCGGTGGTGTTAAAAAATATCAGGAAATAAATAAGCTTAAGTTTGTAGAAAAGTGGGCAGATATTCTGCAAAAGGACCATTACAAACCAGACCCAAACAAAGTCTTATGGGCCAGGGATCGACGGTCAGGAGAACGGGTTCTCGTTATAGACCATTATCTCCCGGCATATGACCGGGATTCCGGTTCCCTGAGAATGTTCAACATGCTCGATATACTAACTGAACTTGGTCATAAAGTCACTTTTATCGGTGACAATCTGCTGAGGACTGAACCTTATGCACAAGAACTTCAGCAGAAAGGGATAGAGGTCATTTACGCCCCCCACGTCCTTTCCGTGAAAAACTATATCAAAGCATTTGGAAGATATTTTTCTGTGGTTATGCTGAGCAGACCTCATATAGCGATACAATACATAAATTCTGTAAAGAGGCGTTGCCCTGCATCCAGAATTATATATGATACTGTGGACCTTGCTTTCCTGAGAGAAACCAGGAGGGGGTTGGTCGAAAACAACAAAGAAGCTTTGAAAGAAGCTGAGAACTTCAAAAGAACGGAGATGTACCTGGTGAAAAATAGCGATATTACGTTAGTAGTCAGCCCTGAGGAGAAAGATGTACTACTGAAGGAAGACTCTTTTCTAAATATAGAGATTGTGAGTAACATTCACCGAATTACGAAACCTCAGACACCTTTTTCTGGTAGAAAGGATATTCTGTTTGTAGGAGGGTTCGACCATCCCCCGAACACCGATGCAGTCATGTTCCTAATAAATGAAGTATTCCCTCTGATAAAGCGGTTGCTGCCGAGTCTACGCGTTTATATTGTCGGGAGCAATCCAACAAGGCAAGTGGAGGAATTGAAATCCGAAGATGTAATCGTGACCGGATACGTACCTGATTTGGTTCCTTACTTTGAGAAGTGCAGAGTATTCGTTGCACCGCTGCGATATGGAGCCGGCGTCAAGGGGAAAATAAATCAGAGTATGAGTTACGGTCTTCCAGTCGTTACCACTTCCATCGGTGCTGAGGGTATTGGATTGGTCGATGGGGTGGATGCATTGATTGCCGATGAACCAGATGATTTTGCTGAAAAGGTAGCTATGATTCACGAGAACGAGGAATTGTGGAATGCGCTTTCAATTAATTCAATTGAGAATGTCAGGACACACTTCTCGCCGGAAGTTGCTAAAGAAAAACTGAAAACCGTAATGGATGTGGTTGCCAACAAGGAGCGTTATCATTGA
- a CDS encoding ABC transporter permease has protein sequence MKNRFIATHSNGAYLPGLIWTLVRTDFKTRYHGTLGGYLWALVKPLTMFVVLYTVFSVIFSMDTYYALNLIIGLFLYDFFSDSTKTGLMSLQAKTFLLTKTKFPSWVVVLTSVSSALITVVIFSIAVCAYISIFKRHLSLLEISCFSLYVFLFLIIIIGISLAGSVLFLRYRDINQIWELLMQAGFFFTPIIYPLDIVPHKYHFYLYAWLPTAVIQFSRSVIVKGEIPTITAHLMLLGSTAAVLFAGLALYCRLVPRSLERL, from the coding sequence TTGAAGAATAGATTTATCGCCACTCACAGCAATGGAGCCTATCTGCCTGGTTTGATTTGGACGCTCGTCCGTACGGATTTCAAGACGCGGTATCACGGGACTCTGGGAGGGTATCTTTGGGCTCTTGTGAAGCCCCTGACGATGTTTGTGGTTCTTTATACCGTGTTTTCTGTCATCTTTTCAATGGATACCTATTACGCCTTGAATTTGATTATCGGACTGTTTCTTTATGATTTTTTTTCTGATTCCACAAAGACGGGGCTCATGTCTCTTCAGGCTAAAACCTTCTTGCTGACAAAAACGAAATTTCCATCGTGGGTTGTCGTATTGACATCTGTCTCGAGCGCATTGATTACCGTAGTTATTTTCAGTATTGCCGTATGTGCCTACATTTCCATTTTTAAACGGCATTTAAGTTTGTTGGAAATAAGCTGCTTCAGTCTGTATGTGTTTCTTTTTCTGATCATTATCATCGGAATCTCGCTTGCCGGAAGCGTCCTTTTTCTTCGCTACCGTGATATTAATCAGATATGGGAATTGCTGATGCAGGCTGGCTTTTTTTTCACCCCGATTATCTATCCTCTTGATATTGTGCCGCATAAATATCATTTTTATCTTTATGCGTGGCTGCCCACTGCAGTGATTCAATTTTCACGGTCTGTCATTGTCAAAGGAGAGATTCCAACCATTACGGCCCATCTCATGCTGCTGGGAAGCACAGCAGCGGTTTTGTTTGCAGGCTTAGCTTTATATTGCAGGCTTGTGCCCCGTTCTCTGGAAAGGTTGTAG
- a CDS encoding ATP-binding cassette domain-containing protein, whose translation MVALEVREINKSFFIPTVKLDTVREHILKSLKLRKYLKEGRELRVLSGVSFSIEAGETLGIMGRNGSGKSTLLKIITGIYQPDRGTVKCAMPITPILDLGVGWNQELDAIDNIYLLGTVMGLTLRELKTAKDEILEFADLQEFSRLELKHYSSGMAMRLAYSVAFRAVRGLLILDEVFAVGDMEFKERCYKRYEEIRQAGHTVLMVSHNPLDIERFCDRAILIEGGKIVQAGSGQEIARAYVRSLTGENVNNDYNH comes from the coding sequence ATGGTTGCCCTGGAAGTTCGTGAGATTAACAAAAGCTTTTTTATCCCCACGGTAAAACTGGATACCGTTCGGGAACACATTCTCAAAAGTTTAAAATTGAGAAAATATTTAAAAGAGGGTCGGGAACTCAGGGTTTTGAGCGGCGTGAGCTTTTCCATAGAAGCCGGTGAAACATTGGGGATCATGGGCAGAAATGGGTCCGGGAAAAGCACATTGCTTAAAATCATCACAGGCATATACCAGCCGGACCGGGGGACAGTTAAATGTGCCATGCCGATTACACCGATTCTGGATCTGGGCGTGGGTTGGAATCAGGAGCTGGATGCAATTGACAACATTTATCTGTTGGGTACTGTGATGGGCCTGACGCTCCGCGAGTTGAAAACCGCCAAAGACGAAATTCTGGAGTTTGCGGACCTGCAGGAGTTTTCGCGGCTTGAGCTTAAGCATTATTCGTCGGGAATGGCCATGCGACTTGCCTACTCTGTTGCCTTTCGGGCGGTCCGTGGTCTGCTTATTCTCGATGAAGTGTTTGCTGTAGGGGACATGGAATTTAAAGAGCGATGCTACAAGCGATATGAAGAGATTCGTCAGGCTGGTCATACAGTGCTGATGGTCAGTCACAATCCTCTTGATATCGAGCGATTTTGCGACCGAGCCATTCTTATCGAAGGAGGCAAGATCGTTCAGGCAGGAAGCGGGCAGGAGATCGCCCGCGCCTATGTTCGCTCATTGACCGGTGAAAATGTCAATAACGATTATAATCATTAA
- a CDS encoding glycosyltransferase family 2 protein, with protein sequence MSITIIIINWNSGELLTECLRRLKAQTIQPERVLVVDNTSADDSLINAGKFAKNVTVLRMNTNLGFAAGNNHALAKCDTEFVAMLNPDAFPEIDWLERLLEAAHTYPGVAAFGSRQLCHDNPEVLDGIGDNYHISGLAWRECYGMRQQLRDLVSQEIFSPCAAAALYRRQALVDAGGFDEDFFCYLEDVDLGFRLRLSGHKAIYVPDAVVHHVGSASTGGELSDFAVYHGFRNPVWVFIKNMPGILFWLLLPLHIALNLVSILLFSMRGQSGVILKAKKDAFLGISRMWRKRRNIQKNRVASIGTVWKALDKRIFIPVQTHVRRVKC encoded by the coding sequence ATGTCAATAACGATTATAATCATTAACTGGAATAGTGGGGAGTTGCTGACAGAATGCTTGCGACGCCTCAAAGCACAGACTATTCAGCCGGAGCGTGTGCTGGTGGTGGACAATACCAGTGCTGACGACTCCTTGATCAATGCCGGGAAATTTGCCAAAAACGTTACCGTGCTTCGAATGAATACCAACCTCGGCTTTGCTGCCGGCAACAACCACGCTTTAGCAAAGTGCGACACCGAGTTTGTGGCCATGCTTAACCCCGATGCCTTTCCGGAGATCGACTGGCTCGAGCGTTTGCTTGAGGCGGCTCATACCTATCCGGGAGTGGCCGCATTTGGCTCCAGGCAATTATGCCATGACAATCCTGAAGTTCTGGACGGCATCGGCGACAACTATCACATAAGCGGGTTGGCCTGGCGTGAGTGTTATGGAATGCGGCAACAGTTGCGAGACCTTGTTTCGCAGGAGATATTTTCACCCTGTGCAGCAGCAGCCCTGTATCGGCGGCAGGCTTTAGTAGATGCCGGCGGGTTTGACGAGGATTTTTTTTGCTATCTGGAGGATGTGGACCTTGGCTTCCGCCTGCGCCTATCAGGGCATAAAGCCATATATGTGCCGGATGCTGTGGTTCATCATGTGGGCTCAGCATCCACAGGGGGGGAGTTGAGTGATTTTGCTGTTTATCATGGGTTTCGAAACCCGGTATGGGTATTTATCAAGAACATGCCCGGTATCCTGTTTTGGCTGCTGCTGCCTCTGCACATTGCTCTCAATTTGGTGTCTATCCTACTGTTTTCAATGCGGGGTCAGAGTGGAGTGATCCTCAAAGCAAAGAAGGACGCATTTCTTGGCATTTCCCGTATGTGGCGGAAGCGGCGCAACATCCAAAAGAACCGCGTCGCCTCCATCGGTACGGTATGGAAAGCTTTGGACAAACGGATCTTTATTCCGGTTCAAACGCATGTTAGAAGGGTAAAATGTTAA
- a CDS encoding tetratricopeptide repeat protein, whose amino-acid sequence MMNISPDINKKYNLLFIFIILIAGAIAYSNSFDCSFHFDDERVLDSSIKTYSTSINEVIRINPTRPIGMLTFAINYNIHRFDVRGYHLVNLIIHLINALLVWQLTSITFSTPVMKDAPISRNKTIIAFLTGLLFVTHPLATQSVTYISQRFTSLATLFYFLSLILFIRGRLRQGNKGIALFLFGSSLLSAVCGILTKEIVFTLPFAVILYDYCFFKTFPWKLEANDKILFFSFIILVIFIFFLFRHFSLKIFDIVPPDHGYSYAISMKEYFLTQFRVILTYIRLFLLPVNQNLDYNYPVSAGFFQLKTFFSFLVLLGILSAGVLLFKRYRLISFGIFWFFLTLSVESSIIPISQDVIFEHRTYLSGFGFFLVLTGVSFYFIREKHLGIVLILILMIAVQYTALTYQRNKIWKDDYTLWGDCIKKSPDKARVNHSFGIALSHIKGNAREAIYYHNKSISLSKNYAEPYDGRGFAYYMLGQYQRAVEDYNEAIRLKPHMAELYNNRSFSYLALGQYQRAVEDYNKAIRLKPHMVEPYNNRGFVYYILGQYQRAIEDYNKAISLRPDYADYYNNRGNTYAEIGQYQHAFEDFNKAIHLRPDYAGAYYDNRGMTYFKQGNKELGCRDARKACELGNCKALEVAKGKGDCQ is encoded by the coding sequence ATGATGAATATTAGCCCAGATATTAATAAAAAATATAATCTTTTATTTATTTTTATTATCTTAATAGCAGGAGCTATTGCCTATTCCAATTCTTTTGACTGCTCGTTTCATTTTGATGACGAAAGGGTTTTAGACAGCAGTATTAAGACATATTCCACGAGCATCAATGAAGTGATTCGTATCAACCCCACCCGCCCAATAGGTATGCTCACATTTGCCATTAACTACAATATCCACAGATTTGATGTCCGTGGATACCATCTGGTCAATCTGATAATTCACCTGATAAACGCACTTTTAGTCTGGCAGCTGACCTCTATTACCTTTTCCACTCCGGTCATGAAAGATGCGCCAATCAGCAGAAACAAGACCATAATTGCCTTTTTGACCGGTTTACTTTTTGTAACCCATCCGCTGGCCACGCAGTCGGTTACATACATATCTCAACGTTTCACCTCGCTGGCAACATTATTTTACTTTTTATCTTTGATTTTATTTATCAGGGGAAGGCTCCGGCAGGGGAATAAGGGGATCGCTCTGTTTTTATTCGGTTCTTCACTTTTATCCGCTGTTTGCGGCATACTGACCAAAGAGATTGTCTTTACTCTGCCTTTTGCTGTTATTTTGTATGATTACTGTTTTTTTAAAACCTTTCCATGGAAGTTGGAAGCTAACGATAAAATCCTCTTCTTTTCTTTTATTATTCTGGTAATCTTTATCTTCTTTTTGTTCAGGCATTTTTCGCTGAAAATATTCGATATTGTCCCGCCTGATCATGGATATTCATATGCCATATCAATGAAAGAATATTTTCTTACACAGTTCAGAGTAATCCTGACCTATATACGGCTTTTCCTTCTGCCTGTTAATCAGAATCTGGATTATAATTATCCGGTATCTGCCGGTTTTTTTCAGTTAAAGACTTTTTTCAGTTTTTTGGTATTGCTGGGAATTTTATCTGCCGGTGTTTTGCTATTTAAAAGATACAGATTGATTTCTTTCGGGATATTCTGGTTTTTCCTGACTTTGTCCGTGGAATCAAGTATTATTCCGATTTCTCAGGATGTGATTTTTGAGCACCGCACCTATCTTTCGGGATTTGGTTTTTTTCTTGTCCTGACTGGAGTGTCATTTTATTTTATCAGAGAAAAACATCTTGGAATTGTCTTGATTCTTATCCTGATGATTGCCGTTCAATACACGGCACTGACATACCAGCGCAACAAAATATGGAAGGATGATTACACGCTGTGGGGTGATTGCATTAAAAAATCACCGGATAAGGCAAGGGTGAATCACAGTTTTGGTATTGCTCTGTCTCATATTAAAGGAAATGCCCGGGAAGCTATTTATTATCATAACAAGTCCATCAGTCTGAGTAAGAATTATGCCGAACCTTATGACGGCAGGGGTTTTGCTTATTATATGCTTGGTCAGTATCAGCGTGCTGTTGAGGATTACAATGAGGCCATTCGATTGAAGCCGCATATGGCTGAACTTTACAACAACAGGAGCTTTAGTTACTTAGCGCTTGGTCAGTATCAGCGTGCTGTTGAGGACTACAATAAAGCCATTCGATTGAAGCCGCATATGGTCGAACCCTACAACAACAGGGGCTTTGTTTACTACATTCTTGGTCAGTATCAGCGTGCCATTGAGGACTACAATAAAGCCATTTCTCTGAGACCGGATTATGCCGATTACTACAACAACAGGGGAAATACTTACGCTGAAATAGGACAGTATCAACATGCGTTTGAAGACTTTAATAAAGCCATACACCTGAGACCGGACTATGCCGGAGCCTACTACGATAACAGAGGAATGACCTATTTTAAACAAGGCAATAAGGAGCTTGGCTGTCGCGATGCACGAAAAGCATGCGAATTAGGAAATTGTAAAGCATTGGAAGTCGCTAAAGGCAAGGGAGACTGCCAATAA
- a CDS encoding flavin reductase family protein — MAKIELGSDRLLLSYPMPCAIVGAKVEEKVNYITIAWLSMVNPAPPYLALAMNKNHYTNTGIKANGTFSVNIPSSDLVEKTDYCGIVSGRKFDKSVVFETFYGKLETAPMIRECPFNVECRLVQTVNLPAEDLFIGEIVAAYCDDKCLTEGVPDLSKINPFVLIMSERKYRGLGQDVGAAWEMGRKLINK; from the coding sequence ATGGCAAAAATTGAATTAGGCAGCGACCGCTTACTTTTATCCTACCCGATGCCCTGTGCAATTGTTGGAGCAAAAGTTGAAGAAAAAGTAAATTATATTACGATAGCCTGGTTAAGTATGGTAAATCCTGCGCCGCCATATCTGGCCCTTGCAATGAATAAGAACCATTATACAAATACCGGGATAAAAGCCAACGGGACCTTCAGCGTCAATATTCCATCTTCTGATCTGGTTGAGAAGACTGATTATTGCGGTATTGTTTCGGGCCGGAAGTTCGACAAGTCCGTTGTCTTCGAGACATTCTACGGCAAACTTGAAACAGCGCCGATGATCAGGGAATGCCCCTTTAACGTCGAATGCAGGCTGGTGCAGACAGTTAATCTGCCTGCCGAAGATCTTTTCATCGGAGAAATTGTCGCAGCCTATTGCGATGATAAATGCCTCACCGAAGGCGTACCTGATTTGAGCAAAATAAACCCCTTTGTTCTTATCATGTCAGAAAGGAAGTACCGGGGACTCGGGCAGGATGTGGGTGCGGCCTGGGAGATGGGAAGGAAACTGATAAATAAATAG
- a CDS encoding redoxin domain-containing protein produces the protein MKLKKDDKAPSFELYDQDNRIVKLIDFEGHKLLLYFYPKALTFLTGSYGRQINIRNQ, from the coding sequence ATGAAACTGAAAAAAGACGACAAAGCACCATCCTTTGAATTATACGACCAGGATAACAGAATAGTAAAACTTATTGATTTCGAGGGGCATAAATTGCTTCTTTATTTTTATCCGAAGGCCCTCACATTTTTAACAGGTAGTTATGGCAGACAGATCAATATTAGGAATCAATAA
- a CDS encoding ABC transporter ATP-binding protein, which yields MADRSILGINNLTKHYGAIKAVDDVSLEVNPGEIVGLLGPNGAGKTTIINMILGILKPTSGSVVILGKDIKNHRSEVSSKMNFAAVYAHLPANLTVRQNLLVFGMLYGQKNLKEKISLFLQDFGLQKFADTKAGLLSSGETSLLSLAKAVINNPSLLLLDEPTASLDPSIARVIREKTKSYAVSTGAAILWTSHNMSEIEAVCDRVLFLSHGKILLSGNPTTLPEQYGKKNLEELFIAVAREPLRLEQTL from the coding sequence ATGGCAGACAGATCAATATTAGGAATCAATAATCTCACCAAGCATTACGGTGCAATTAAAGCCGTTGATGACGTTTCCCTTGAGGTCAACCCCGGTGAAATAGTCGGCCTTCTGGGTCCCAACGGGGCAGGGAAGACCACAATCATCAACATGATTCTTGGCATTCTCAAGCCCACGAGCGGATCTGTAGTGATATTGGGAAAGGATATTAAAAATCACCGGTCTGAAGTAAGCTCAAAAATGAATTTTGCCGCTGTTTATGCGCACCTGCCTGCAAATCTCACTGTTCGACAAAACCTTCTTGTCTTTGGCATGTTATATGGACAAAAAAACCTGAAAGAAAAAATATCGCTTTTTTTACAGGACTTCGGTCTGCAGAAATTTGCCGATACTAAAGCAGGACTGCTCTCTTCGGGAGAGACCAGCCTTCTAAGTCTTGCCAAAGCTGTTATTAACAATCCCAGTCTGCTTTTACTCGACGAACCCACGGCTTCACTTGACCCGAGCATAGCCCGTGTTATTCGTGAAAAGACAAAATCTTATGCAGTCAGTACCGGCGCAGCAATACTCTGGACATCACATAATATGAGCGAAATTGAGGCTGTCTGCGACAGAGTCCTTTTTCTCTCGCACGGCAAAATCCTTCTCAGCGGCAATCCAACAACCCTTCCTGAACAATACGGAAAGAAAAACCTGGAAGAACTTTTTATTGCCGTTGCCCGCGAGCCTCTACGTCTGGAACAAACTTTATGA
- a CDS encoding ABC transporter permease yields the protein MNLARIKAIFLRQLFLFKSNPTRLAGIFLWLVIDIVQWGFISKYLGSLGKDTFSFITVILGAIILWEFATRIQQGIMMAFLEDIWTQNFLNFFASPLTILEYLGGLVLTSITTGMAGFGTIACIAGMFFGYNVLKIGLLLLPFMLILLIFAVAMGVFVSAMIFRLGPSAEWLGWPIPLIISIFAGVYYPVSTLPESIRGIARIIPPAYVFESLRRVLYPGVLGDKFMPDLLVGTVLALLYLVAASFYFVKVYQRNLITGSIARFNAESL from the coding sequence ATGAACCTTGCAAGAATCAAGGCCATTTTTCTCAGACAGTTGTTTCTGTTCAAAAGCAATCCAACAAGACTGGCCGGAATTTTTCTGTGGCTTGTCATCGATATTGTACAGTGGGGTTTCATAAGCAAATACCTCGGCTCTTTAGGAAAAGACACCTTCAGTTTTATTACCGTAATTCTCGGTGCAATAATCCTTTGGGAGTTTGCAACACGTATTCAGCAGGGGATTATGATGGCTTTTTTGGAAGACATCTGGACGCAGAATTTTTTGAATTTTTTTGCTTCACCTCTTACAATACTGGAATATCTCGGCGGACTGGTTTTGACAAGCATAACAACCGGTATGGCCGGTTTCGGCACCATAGCTTGTATTGCAGGTATGTTTTTCGGTTATAATGTACTGAAGATTGGCCTGCTGTTATTGCCTTTTATGCTTATACTACTTATATTTGCCGTTGCCATGGGGGTTTTTGTATCTGCCATGATTTTCCGTCTCGGTCCTTCCGCGGAATGGCTTGGCTGGCCTATACCACTCATTATTTCAATTTTTGCAGGGGTTTATTATCCTGTCTCAACCCTTCCTGAGTCTATAAGAGGTATTGCAAGAATAATCCCGCCGGCATATGTTTTTGAAAGCTTGAGGAGAGTGCTCTACCCGGGTGTTTTGGGAGACAAGTTTATGCCGGATCTTCTTGTTGGTACTGTACTTGCGTTATTATACCTTGTTGCAGCATCCTTCTATTTTGTCAAAGTATACCAAAGGAACCTGATTACCGGAAGTATCGCCCGCTTTAATGCCGAATCACTTTAG